The DNA region GAGGAAACTATGAATTTATAtagatgttttaaaaaatacatgtcTCTCTAAATAATCTCATCAGataatttttgtttcaaaagACGTCCAATTTCCCACAATCTCATAATCTAAATAAGAATAGTGTGACAAGAGTTTGACTTAAGGAAATACTTTTCCCAATTAGCACACTATTAAATAACATGAAATCACGGAATGCACCAACCCCGTGATTTAAAAATCACAAGGAACAAAAAAATCggtttaataaaaacaaaaccGTAATCTCTAATAACCAGTATGTAAGCCTTAACTTTAAAGCTTATTTCATTTTTTCAGGACTTGTAATTAACTAAAATCCAAATTTACCAAACCCATTTCTCGACATCCTAATGTTTGATTTCCATATTACCACCACATCCTACATCCCAAAACAAAGGTATAAATTAGGTTGTTTAACTATAACTCAAGGTTCAGAAAGTGAATTGCTTACTTCAATTCCTCGATTCCCCTATGTTATTCTGCTCCACAATCACAAAACATGTTATTTGAACCCAACAACAATAAACTAAAATTTGGAACTTTGGGGGGGTTCCGGTAAGGGCGAACGAATTTGAGAAGAGGGATTTAATGGTTTAATCAATGTAAAAGAGTTTTTGGCAAATGGGATCTGGTTGGTTTAATGCAAGCTCAAGTTTTATACTTACACTAAAGATTTTCAGAATGAAGAAAAATGAAACAGATTCGAACATACCTTAATTTTTTGTCGAAGGTGTTGATGGTAAAGAAACTAGTACTACTATGCGTGAGAGGCTCGAGAGAGGATAGAGGACGGAGAAGAAGATTGGGCCTAATTTAGGCCAATTGggccaaaaaaattataatgggCCTTCTGAGCTAGCTAGTCAATCACAATAAGCAAGAACCCAAATAAATTTATTAGTAAGGTAAGGCATCAAACCCAAAGAGCAGACATTAGCAGATTATCTTTGCTTCCTTCAATATTTAGCttaaattatgcacaaattaaaattataaatcattatattattattcataCATATGCATCATCTATAATCTATCATCTCATCTAACGAACCGAACGATATCTGACTATATAATCAAATCTTAAAAAACGATCAGATGTGAAATCAATATTATATGTTGATCAATATCGACAAAGAAACATGTTTTCTGGTGGTTGAATAAAGTGTCCATATTCTCAAATGTaaacaaaaattacaaatgAAGTAATAATAAGAGGATTTAAACATTAGAGGTactttccaaaataaaatttgattaaaaaaaaaatcaaactattattttaaaattcagaaattaattcacaaaaaataaattgatgtAGTATATTACGTAGATAAGTTTGATTATAATATACATAAATGCAAAAAAAACATTGGTCTTAAATTGAAGATATCAGAAACAAATtggaaaaattaaagaaatatacATTCTCGCTAGCCTTTGATTGAATTTtactaatatataaaaattatatttccttTGGTAGGAAATGTTAATAATGTCCTTCATTCAATCCGCCTCTTGCAATCCCCCTACAAGAATTGACCCCACGAACAATCCTACACCCCCAACCGCGAGCGCCCCAGCGATCACCACTTGCGTCGCCACGAGAGCCACCGAGTCGTCCGGTATGACGACGACCGCCGCGACGGCCGCCACCAGCAAGGGCAGAGCCGCGGAGGCGAGGATAGAAGGAGAGGTGTCCGCCGCCTTTTCCAGTAGGCTGAGCAGTCCCAGGTCCTCCGCCTTGGACAGAAGCCCGAGCTTCTCTATGGAGGAGAGAGTGACTCCAAATTCCTCCGCTTTGGAAAGCAGGCCCGCTTTCTCTACATTGCTCAGCACCTTTCTTTTCTCGATCTTCTTGAAAACGTCTACTTCCAGTTCCTCGCTGCCCTCGTAGAATAACCCGGGCCCGTACCAATCCTTTTTCCACCCGGAATCATACTTGTTCACCTGATATCATTAAATTCGTTTATGATATATTTGTGTCGAAAAAGAAATTTGAGTTTATGAATGTGTTGAAAACTCGAAATTTGCTTTTTTCGAATCCATTTTAGAATACAAAGTCCAACCACTCGAGAAAGAGTCATCAACAAGTTAAGAGATCAAGAA from Primulina huaijiensis isolate GDHJ02 unplaced genomic scaffold, ASM1229523v2 scaffold25443, whole genome shotgun sequence includes:
- the LOC140967558 gene encoding uncharacterized protein, encoding MAMAAAANATTNYLDNSLSPNRRLSSPHSAPRFLVMSSKQKVNKYDSGWKKDWYGPGLFYEGSEELEVDVFKKIEKRKVLSNVEKAGLLSKAEEFGVTLSSIEKLGLLSKAEDLGLLSLLEKAADTSPSILASAALPLLVAAVAAVVVIPDDSVALVATQVVIAGALAVGGVGLFVGSILVGGLQEAD